The genomic region TGCGAATAGAGGCCGGCGGCAAGAAGCAGCAGGCCGGAACCGACCGTCCCCACCTTCGAGGCCGCGTGCATGCGCGTATAGAGATCGGGCAGCCTCAGCAGGCCGATCGCCGCCGAAAGAGCAAAGAGCGCACCTGATATCAGCAGCAGGGCGGCGACGGCAGCCAGGATATAATCCATCATCGCTTGGCCCCTCCCGCATGACGTCTTTTGGCGCCGGCCTTCGGCGGAGATGCGGAGGCCGGCGATTTGCTGTTGCCGCGCGACAGCACGAATCGGGCGAAGGCGACAGTCGCCAGGAAGCCGACGAGGCCGAGCGAGATGGCGATATCGATATAGAGCGAAAAGCCGGTCTTGACGGCGATAACGGCGATTAAGCCGATGGCGATGCCGGTCAGCATATCGAGGGCGAGGATACGATCCGGCAGTGTCGGGCCGGAAACGACGCGCCAGACCGTGAGAATCAGCGCCA from Rhizobium sp. BT03 harbors:
- the mnhG gene encoding monovalent cation/H(+) antiporter subunit G — protein: MMDYILAAVAALLLISGALFALSAAIGLLRLPDLYTRMHAASKVGTVGSGLLLLAAGLYSQDLAILARAIAGFVFLLLTAPVSAHLLARAAHLSGYALGAVSVRDDMRER
- a CDS encoding cation:proton antiporter, with amino-acid sequence MITPAAIVAAASSAALVILALALILTVWRVVSGPTLPDRILALDMLTGIAIGLIAVIAVKTGFSLYIDIAISLGLVGFLATVAFARFVLSRGNSKSPASASPPKAGAKRRHAGGAKR